A single window of Solanum dulcamara chromosome 5, daSolDulc1.2, whole genome shotgun sequence DNA harbors:
- the LOC129890597 gene encoding uncharacterized protein LOC129890597, which translates to MNPPKFYGSKVDEDPQDFIDEVHKIVAIMEAPPEKKAEFMTHVEQIEEKNLKEVARMTKKARIEDGSSFDNSSVPKYHKDRVPNPRYQGDNDSGQAFLACQKCGKYHPGDCLASSGVCFGYGVKDHKLRHFSWVAKNDTDSH; encoded by the exons ATGAACCCTCCCAAGTTTTATGGgtctaaggtggatgaggatccacaagattttattgatgaggtaCACAAGATTGTTGCTATTATGGAAGCACCACCAGAGAAGAAGGCAGA ATTCATGACTCATGTCGAGcaaattgaagagaaaaatCTTAAGGAGGTTGCTAGGATGACTAAGAAGGCCCGGATTGAAGATGGATCATCTTTTGATAATTCTTCAGTACCTAAGTATCACAAGGATAGGGTTCCTAACCCTAGGTATCAAGGTGACAATGATAGTGGTCAAGCTTTTCTTGCATGCCAAAAGTGTGGAAAGTACCATCCGGGAGATTGTTTAGCCAGTTCGGGTGTATGTTTTGGTTATGGTGTGAAGGATCATAAGTTGAGGCATTTTTCATGGGTTGCTAAGAATGATACAGATAGTCATTGA